DNA from Parvularcula marina:
CGGGGTACGGAAACCCGCTGGTCAGTGATGATGCACAAGGACGATATCACGGAGCTGGGGCTTGGCGAGTATGCCGATATCACCTCCGATCATGGCGAGATGCGCAAAGTCCGGGTCTATCCCTTTGACCTGCCCAAGGGCTGCGTCATGGCTTACTACCCCGAGGCCAATGCCCTGACCGGCACGGCGGTCGATCCGCGCAGCCGCACGCCCTCCTTCAAATCGACACCGGTCTCGATCAGCCCGGCCTGAGCCCTATTCGAGACCCAGCGCCGCAAGTGCGCCGGGGATCCAGTCATCCGTGCCAAGATCGTAAAGCGCAAAATCGCTGAGGAAATTCCACATGCACCAGGGAATGGTGTTGGCCTCAGCGGCCATGCGCATATCCTCATACCATTCGAGCCGTTCGGACAGCGGCACACCGATATAGACGCCGCCCTCGCCCATGAAGAGCGGCACCTGCCGGTCGGCCGAGAACTGCGCGGCATCTGCAAAATCAGTCGCCATCTGCGCAAGTTCCTGCGCTGTGCCCCATTCAGTGCCGGTCGGCGGCGGGTTCTGAAGGAAGGTCGCCCCCTGGTGGGTGAAATTGAACGGGTCATAATAGTGGAATGAGGCGATGATATAGCGGTCATCCGGCCCCTGAAAATTATTGAGGAGCCCGGACAAACCGCCAAATCCATCCCCTGACAGGATCAGCGGCCGGTCGGGATTGGTCTGCCTTATGATCGGCACGACTTCGGCATTCAGCATGCCGAGCACATCCCCGCTCAACGCATCACGCGGCTCATTGATCAGCTCGAAATAAAGCCTGCCCGACTTGTTCTGGAAACGCGGCGCGATCTGCTCCCAGAGCGCTAAGAAAGCCGGGCGCTCCGCCGCGGGGTTCGAATAAAGCGGATCATAATGATGGACATTCATGATCACGGTCAGATTGCGTGCCAGCGCCTGATCAATCACTTCCTCGACTCGGTCCATCCAGACAGGATCGATTGTATAATCGGGTGCCGGGCCGGTCTTGTTATGCCACCTGATCGGAATGCGGACGATATCGAACCCGGCATCGGCGATGATATCGAAATAGCGCTCCTCGATCGTCACACCCCATGAGCCTTCGGTCGGATCGCCTTCAAGCGCATTGCCCATATTGATGCAGGTCGATCCCTCGACCATCGCCTCACTTGGTGTCCCGCTATCGCCCATATAGGGCGGCGGTGGGGGTGGAGGCGGCGCGGGCGGCGTGACGGCGACAGTGGATGAGCCGCCACCCCCTCCTCCGCAAGCGGACATAAAGAGGCCAGCGGCGATCATCCCGCAGCGCAACAAATTCGACCGGATACGCATGAGTTCCTCCCGGCATGTTCTT
Protein-coding regions in this window:
- a CDS encoding glycoside hydrolase family 5 protein yields the protein MRIRSNLLRCGMIAAGLFMSACGGGGGGSSTVAVTPPAPPPPPPPPYMGDSGTPSEAMVEGSTCINMGNALEGDPTEGSWGVTIEERYFDIIADAGFDIVRIPIRWHNKTGPAPDYTIDPVWMDRVEEVIDQALARNLTVIMNVHHYDPLYSNPAAERPAFLALWEQIAPRFQNKSGRLYFELINEPRDALSGDVLGMLNAEVVPIIRQTNPDRPLILSGDGFGGLSGLLNNFQGPDDRYIIASFHYYDPFNFTHQGATFLQNPPPTGTEWGTAQELAQMATDFADAAQFSADRQVPLFMGEGGVYIGVPLSERLEWYEDMRMAAEANTIPWCMWNFLSDFALYDLGTDDWIPGALAALGLE